A section of the Dehalobacter sp. DCM genome encodes:
- a CDS encoding putative signal transducing protein, which translates to MSSFKKPEDNIDRTKWILITEANEVEADIIQSIFESEGIPSLKKYSDAGGEYLKVYLGKTNFGIDIYVPEELKDKAEAILTIDRDQEYLWPTD; encoded by the coding sequence ATGAGTTCATTTAAGAAGCCCGAAGATAATATTGACCGGACGAAATGGATATTGATTACGGAAGCAAATGAGGTCGAAGCGGATATTATTCAATCCATTTTTGAATCTGAAGGAATTCCTTCCCTAAAAAAATATAGCGATGCCGGAGGAGAGTATCTAAAAGTTTATTTAGGCAAGACAAATTTCGGTATTGATATCTATGTTCCTGAAGAACTCAAGGATAAAGCTGAAGCCATCCTGACTATTGACCGTGATCAGGAATACTTATGGCCGACAGACTAA
- a CDS encoding FAD-dependent oxidoreductase, which translates to MNKKTADFSQPPQSYWIASTPQPQHSVLNEDIETDIAIIGGGIVGLTTAYLLKQEGFTVSVVEADCILQGTTGNTTAKVTSQHTLVYNRIFQKFGKDKAQHYADANQTAIKTVSDLVNSLKIDCDFSWQSAYCFTHRDDYVPEIMNEVNTASLLGIQAYFVPEIPLPLGIKGAVRFDGQAQIHPRKYLLALAEKIPGNGSYIFEQTRVTRVDEGKPHRVITKNGKTITAKIVIIATHYPCYEAHGMYFSRLYPERSYALGVRIKGKYPGGMYITAEDPARSLRSHMTKDEQLVIVSGEHHKTGQGEDTSNHYRKLKDFAEQLFTVIDIPYRWSTQDYSTADGVPYIGQLTSDTQEIYVATGFGKWGMSTSTAAALIFRDMILNGYSPWQDIYRPSRFTPIASAKSFVKENLNVAKHLISGKLSPVPDKNEIPCGEGKIIEYEGQRTGAYREQNGKLHLIDTTCTHMGCELQWNSAEKSWDCPCHGSRFTYSGEIVDSPALDNIEHKILE; encoded by the coding sequence ATGAATAAAAAAACAGCCGATTTTAGCCAACCTCCTCAGTCTTATTGGATAGCCTCAACTCCGCAACCCCAACATTCTGTTTTAAACGAGGATATTGAAACCGATATCGCAATTATTGGCGGCGGTATTGTCGGATTAACGACTGCCTATCTTTTGAAACAAGAAGGCTTTACCGTCAGCGTCGTTGAAGCGGATTGTATTTTGCAGGGCACTACGGGCAATACCACAGCAAAAGTTACATCCCAGCACACATTAGTCTATAACCGTATCTTTCAAAAGTTTGGAAAGGACAAAGCCCAACACTATGCCGATGCGAATCAAACAGCTATCAAAACTGTTTCAGACCTGGTCAACTCTTTAAAGATTGACTGCGATTTTAGCTGGCAGAGCGCATACTGTTTTACCCATAGGGATGATTACGTGCCTGAAATCATGAATGAAGTCAATACCGCTTCCTTACTTGGGATTCAGGCTTACTTTGTCCCGGAAATCCCCTTGCCTCTTGGAATAAAGGGAGCGGTTCGCTTTGATGGTCAAGCCCAAATTCATCCGCGTAAATATCTACTGGCACTGGCTGAAAAAATCCCCGGCAACGGCAGTTATATCTTTGAGCAAACACGCGTTACTCGGGTCGACGAAGGCAAACCACATCGTGTCATTACCAAGAACGGTAAGACAATTACTGCTAAAATAGTTATTATTGCAACCCATTACCCCTGTTATGAAGCGCATGGCATGTATTTCAGCCGACTCTATCCGGAGCGATCATATGCCTTGGGTGTAAGGATTAAAGGAAAATACCCCGGAGGCATGTACATCACTGCGGAAGATCCCGCACGTTCTCTGCGTTCACACATGACGAAGGATGAGCAATTGGTGATTGTTTCTGGGGAACATCATAAGACAGGTCAAGGTGAGGATACAAGCAATCACTATCGAAAGCTAAAGGATTTTGCCGAACAACTCTTCACCGTCATTGATATCCCCTACCGCTGGTCAACTCAGGATTATTCGACTGCAGATGGAGTACCCTATATCGGGCAATTGACTTCAGACACCCAGGAGATTTATGTGGCAACGGGTTTCGGAAAATGGGGAATGTCAACCAGCACGGCTGCCGCTTTAATCTTCAGGGACATGATCCTGAACGGATATAGTCCCTGGCAAGATATCTATCGGCCTTCACGCTTTACGCCCATCGCTTCTGCAAAAAGCTTTGTTAAAGAGAATTTGAACGTTGCTAAACACCTCATTTCCGGAAAACTTTCTCCTGTTCCGGACAAAAATGAGATCCCCTGCGGCGAAGGAAAAATAATCGAATATGAAGGCCAGAGGACCGGAGCGTATCGGGAACAAAATGGAAAGCTTCATCTGATCGATACCACCTGCACCCATATGGGATGTGAGCTGCAATGGAATTCGGCGGAAAAATCCTGGGACTGCCCCTGCCATGGCTCACGGTTCACGTATTCAGGCGAAATCGTTGATAGTCCGGCTTTGGATAATATTGAGCACAAAATATTGG
- a CDS encoding tautomerase family protein has protein sequence MPHIIVKLWPGRSEKDKAALAEKMAESMTEIMGIPDKNISVSFEEVDKENWDKEVYQPDILDKKHLLYKKPGY, from the coding sequence ATGCCTCATATTATCGTCAAGTTATGGCCAGGCCGCAGTGAAAAAGATAAAGCGGCATTAGCCGAGAAAATGGCTGAATCAATGACGGAAATTATGGGTATTCCGGACAAGAATATATCTGTTTCATTCGAGGAAGTCGATAAAGAAAACTGGGACAAAGAAGTATATCAGCCGGATATCCTGGATAAAAAGCATCTTTTATATAAGAAGCCAGGGTATTGA